The nucleotide sequence GCAAAAGCTATCCAGAAAGCCACACCAGCTTCAAAATTGGTATGATTGCTACTTTCCTCATCCTTTTGGGAATCAAACGAATGCTTCCTGGCTTATTTGTCCCCTTGACCATTACGGCATTGGCCGTTAATTTCCTCTATAATTTTTATACCAATAATAAGCGGAGGAAAGGCCAATTTAAGCGGCGCAAAGAAAAAAAGTACAAATTATAAGCATTTGTTTAAACGGCACATTATTTGAGCTTTTTGGACAAAACCAAAAATCATGAAAAACATTTTACTCATTGCTTTTCTGTTTTCCCTAGCTTCAAATGCCTTTTCTCAGGAGAAATTAGAAAAGCTAGTCGATGAAAGACAGGACCTCCACCGTCGTTGGAAAGCTTCTGAATCCAAAAAGTCTGGCATCTTTGGCAATAGAACAAAAAAAGACATGATCGCCACCAATGATTGGATGGAAAGGATCATCCTCAAGGACAACCTCATCATGGATGAATTGGAGATGTTGAAAAACATCGAAACCACTGAAATCAAATACGAAAAGGATGATTACAAATTTATCGCCCAAAAACAGGAGCAGGACATCAACAAGCTCAAGCGTGCCCTTAAACAAAAAGACGAAGAAATAGTGGCAGAAGCCAATAGCAAAAGGACTTACGAGTGGACCACACTGATTTTCTTTCTCAGCACAGCCATTTTAGGCTTTCTTTTGTTCAGAATAAAATCCAAGTCTTGAATTCATAATTAAAACATCCGCGCTTATCATTACAAACACTTCCATACTTGTCTGCAGATAATGGGCTGACCATGAAAACTAAACCATTTTTTCATTCTCAAATTTAAATAGATTTCCCTATTTTTGCGGCTATGGCAAAGACAGAACAAGTAACTGAAAACGCACAACTGAAAGATATCATCTCACATGCCAAAGAGTATGGTTTTGTATATCCTTCCTCAGAAATATATGATGGACTACAGGCAGTATATGATTATGGTGCTTATGGAGTAGAGCTTAAAAACAACCTTAAGCGACTTTGGTGGGAATCAATGACCCGATTAAATGACAATATCGTGGGCATTGATGCAGCTATCTTCATGCATCCTACCACTTGGAAAGCTTCAGGTCACGTAGACAGCTTTAACGACCCAATGATTGACAATAAGGACAGCAAAAAACGCTACCGTGCTGATGTGCTTATTGAAGAGAAAGCAGCTGTTTTGGAAAAAGAGGGCAAGCTTGAAGAGGCTAAAAGCCTTTTGGCAGCAATGGGAAAATTACTGGAGGCAGAAGACCTTGATGGAGTAAGAGACCTTATCATCAATGAGGAAATCACTTGTCCTGTTAGCGGCACGAGCAACTGGACCGATGTAAGACAGTTTAACCTGATGTTCTCTACTCAAGTGGGCTCTGTGGCAGAAGATGCTTCTACAATCTACCTTAGACCGGAAACTGCCCAAGGAATTTTTGTCAACTTCCTTAATGTGCAAAAAACGGCCAGGATGAAAGTCCCATTTGGTATTGCCCAAATTGGTAAAGCTTTCAGAAACGAAATTGTAGCCCGACAGTTCATTTTCCGAATGAGGGAATTTGAACAAATGGAAATGCAATATTTCGTTCGTCCTGGATCTGAGTTGGACTGGTACAAAACTTGGGCTGAAACCAGACTAAAATGGCACAAAGCCTTAGGTGTTCCACAGGAAAAACTAAGAACCCATGACCATGATAAATTGGCCCACTACGCCAATGCAGCCATGGATATTGAATTTGACTTCCCATTTGGTTTCAAAGAAGTAGAGGGGATTCACTCCAGAACTGACTTTGACCTGAAAAGCCATCAGGAATTCTCTAAGAAGAAACAGCAGTACTTTGATCCTGAGATCAACCAGAATTATATCCCTTATGTGATCGAAACCTCCATCGGAGCGGATAGATTGTTCCTAATGACACTTTGCAATGCCTACACTGAAGAGGAAAAAGAAGGCAAAACCAGAACTTACCTGAAATTCCATCCGGCCATTGCACCAGTCAAAGCGGCTATCCTTCCTTTGACCAAAAAAGACGGTTTACCGGACAAGGGTAAGGAAATCGTCGATAAATTAAAATATGATTTTAACATCATATATGAGGAAGCGGCATCCATTGGAAAGCGTTATACCCGTCAGGATTTGATTGGAACGCCTTTCTGTATTGCTGTGGACCATCAAACTTTGGAGGACAATACCGTTACGATTCGCCATAGGGACACCACTGAGCAGGAACGTGTACATATCGATGAGCTTCATGGCAAACTTGCCGAGGCAACAAGCTTTAAAAATATATTTGAGCAGATTTAATTCATAAAATCTGCTGTAAAAAAAGAGCGTCCAGAAAATTTTCTGGACGCTCTTTTTTATGGTCATTTTTTATCATTCACAAATCTCTACATCCAAGTGAATGGCATAATACCTGCCCCCCTCTACTGTATCAATTACCAATGAATTGGATTTGTTAGGAGCCTGTCCAGGGATAGGCCTTCCTGCATCAGGAAGCTCACCTTCCGCATAGCTATACCATTTCACACTTTCTTCACCTTCCTGCAAGCTCCAGTCGCCTAGATCAATGGTGATCGTTCCTTCCAACTCATCATAGCTTACCGTACCAATAACCTCATCCTGGTTGGCAAATACATCTTGGGTACCAGCTTCAATATCAAAAACGTACCACCATGCGTTATTAAAACCCTTTGAAGGTTCTCCATTATTCTCACCCTCTTTATTTCCTGCATAGGCGGAGGCTGTTCTGATTTCACATTCATCAGGACATACTCCTATCAAATTATAGGATTCATTAAAGGTAATTATCGATCCCAGCCCTTCTTGGATAATAGAAAAATCAATAACATCACAGGCTTCCCATCCATCAGGCAGAGCAATACTATGCATAACCGTACTTCCTGAAGCAACCTCATCTAACTCCACTTCATCACCTGCTATATTAATAGTAATGGTAGCCTTAGCCTTGGAGTTACCTTCAGTAATATTATAGGTCACCGCAACAATAAATTCATTTTCGGTATTATATGCAGAAAAGCTTACTTCTTTGGTATTTGTATTGCCATTCTCATTGGCACTTGCCTTATTGGGGTTTCCTCCACCATTGCCAGTACTTTGGCTTTGTGTTCCTGAAATGGGATAATACCGGACATCTTCCGCCGATAAATCAATGCAATCCGATTCGCAGTTCCCTAAATTGTCCCCGGCCATCACGGAAAAAACTTCATCTGATTCCTGTTGTATTTCAAAAGTTTCTATTTGATTGCAGGAAAAAAGCAGTGCAATCATCAACACCCCTAATTCCTTGAAGTGGGGCATACTCATAAATAGTTGTTTCATAATGTTTAAAATGTTTTTTATCAAATATATAAGATAAAAACCATGAAAACAACACGTACGACTTTATTTAGTATTTAAAATACTATTTTACATAAACAAACAACATCTACGGAGATACTAAAATCCGGTATGATTCATAAATACTCAAAATATCCTCAACATAGGCCACTGCCAAATGCCCCTTTGCATAGCCACTCTTCACTACTGGGTCACGGTAAATCTCTGGTTGCGATTTCCGCTCCAAATAATAGGCGACACTATCCCAATTTTGGGTATCCATACCAAATTTAAGGGCCAACCTCCATGCATCATTCACATGGCCATGGCCTACATTATAAGAGGCCAAAATAAACTTAATCCTTTCATTGACTTCTGGTACCCGCTCAAGCCAAAACTTATCAAGGTATTTCAAATACTTCACACCTCCTATCAAACTTTCCGAGGGGTCATTAGGGTTCTCAACACCAAACCGCTCCAAGGTAACCGGCATTAACTGTAATAATCCCTTCGCACCGGCATAACTTGTTGCTACAGTGTCAAACCGGGACTCCTTATAAACCAATGAAGCCAACAAACGCCAATCCCAACCAATCAGTGTGGATCCTCTTTTGATAATATCATCATATACAGAAATCCGGTCTCCAGAAATAGAGGAAAAAGGACTCTTATTTCTAAAATAACTGTTCTTCTTATTCAAAAAATATTTGCCATATAAGATCGCAAAATACGTGGACCTTTTGCCCCTACTGATCCAATCATTTATTTCCTTTTTTAAATTAGGTGCATTCTTCCTTACTGCCCAAGCCACATCTGCTGCTGGCCCTATCTCCAGATCTATGTCAAGATTATCATAATAGGTAGAATTGACCAAGGCCACATCTTTGTCGACTACAGTATAATCGATTTCCTCCCGAACAACATCTTCCACCAGAGCATCTGAGTTTCTGTCTCGTTCAACGATCTCCATCTTAATGCCAAGACTATCCCGAATGGCCTCTAACTGGGCACTGTAAACAGTAGACTTGCGGACGTATATGGATTTTCCATCCAATTCCGAATGATCCTTTATGATAGGCCCATCATCACGCTGTACCAACACGGACGAAAAAGAATTCAACGGTGCTGTAAATGCTCCATATTTCTCCCTCTCCTCATTATTAAAAAGATTAATCGCTATAATATCTGCCTCTCCACTATTCAGCATTTTATATGCCCTCATGATATCAGCATCTACAATCAACCTGAGTTGCACATCCAGCCTCCTAGCCAGGTTCCGCAGTAGCTCATATTCATAGCCCATTCGTCTCCCCCGGTAGATATAATAACTGGTCGAAGAATTATCAACCACTGCCCTGATAAAGCCTCTTTTTTTAATTGCTCTCAAATCAAACTGAACCGGGTTTTGCCAGAATGGCTCCTGCTTTTCTCTGCGCTCGGTTCCTTGATTGCAAGAAATTGCCAAGAAACAAAAACTAATAAGGATTAAAATGAAATTTCTTCCCTTCATGGGCTATTAGTACGCAAATGCGCAATGGTTCCGGTCAATATTAGTATAATTATACCAATTGTCCAACTGAAACCAAAAATGCCACTGGACCTCCGATTTCTGCCCTATATTTTCATTTACATAGATTTACTTTTTACTATCGCTTCAAATAAAGTGACCACCTCTTCCTTCTTCCTTTGACTGATGGGCAATTGTTCTCCATTTTCCATGAGTACACTGCCTCCGTCATTTCTTAGATACTTCTTCATATAATTGGGATTGATCAGATATGACTGGTGGATCCTCAGAAAAAAATACTTTTTCAGCGCCTTTTCCACTTCTTTGAGCGTTTTACTAAAAAGTAATTTAGTATTATCTGACAAGTATAATAAGGTATAATTGTTTTGGCTTTGTCCATAAAGTATATCATCCACCTTTATAAACTCAAGACCATCGCTTACAGGAACAGCAATCTTTGATTTGATAATATTTTCTTTCTTGAGCAGGTCTATCAATGCTGAAACCTCACTGCCGGAATTGTGGCCGCCCACTCCTTTCCTTTGGGAGAACTTCTCTATCACTTCCTTTAAATCATCCTTGCCAACAGGCTTGAGCAAATAGTGAAAGGCCTTATATTGAAAAGCCCTAACTGCATACTGGCTATATGCTGTGGTAAATACCACTTCAAAATCAAAGTCTCCCAACAAATCGAGCAGTTCAAATCCATTGATTCGGGGCATTTCCACATCCAAAAACAATAAATCTATTTCATGCACTTTAAGAACCTCTATTACTTCATCCACCCTAGAAGACTGGAAAACGATTTCGATAGGTAAATCCAATTCTTCCAATTCATAACTTAAACTTTCGATGCAATGAAGTTCATCGTCTATAATGCCTACTTTCATATCCCTTCCATTTATCGCAACCAAACTAATATTAAAGATAACAAACATCCTTATATGCCAAAACAAAAACTCACAACCATCCTAAATTCAGACAGATACAAATAATAATTAAAAATATCAACACGCTCATCTAAAAAGTAAACTTGCTATTTTGCTCTGGAATCAGATCAAATTATTATCTATCTTAATTCAAAATTCAAACTGACTTTTAAGTCTATTTTTAGAACATTGATCAATGCTTCCCTCTATTGGTGAGCTACTTGGAAAAATAAAGGAAAATACCTTCCAATTTTCATCCAAGTTTAGATAAAATTTTGGAACAATGAGACCTTACTGTCAATTAAATATCTGTTGCTTTTTCATCCTATTAGTAGGTTGCAATAATCCATTAAGTAAAACTCAATACTCTGAAAACCAAATCACCTACAATCTTATCGTTACGACAAATAACGAACACCAGCCAGAACATCAGGATGAAGTCACAATTGGCAAAGTACTTTTAACCCCAGACAAAAAGGAACAAGTGTTCAAGATAAAAACAATAATTAGTCACACTATCAAAACAAGCGGATATCAAGTTTTTGTAAATGGCGAATCAAATTACCAATTATTGGACTATAATACTTCTTATTTTTGCATAGGAAATGCAACGGACCCCAAGGCCATAAAAATTCGTATAAGAATTGATGAAGAACTATTTATCACGGCAAAATTAAGTGGAACAAATAGCTATGTCCATACAGAAAACAAACAAATTGCTGGGCCAGAATTATTTCCTAAACGACTTCAAAAACTAATTATCCCACAGAATCAATAGCTTCTTCCATCATAATACTGATTTTTGCCTTGGTTCCTATGATCCCTTTATCGCTATCTTGCCTAGCCTGAATATCAAAATCCACCCTATTATGGCTTTGCTGATTATAAATTGCCAAGCGCTCTTCAATCAGTTTCAAACCCAAATGTGTCCCATATATATTACTTGCTTCTTTTTTATTCGATGGCTGCTTATAGCCTACACCATTATCCAAAACCTCAATGACCAAAACTTCATTTTGCTCAAATACCTTTATATCCAAAACCTTCTCCCTTTTCCTACTGGGCAAAAGCCCATGTTTGATCGCATTTTCAACTAAAGGCTGAAGTATCTTTGGAGGTACTTTTACATGATGGGGATTCACCTCTGGTGAAATAGCAATTTCAAAATTAAAACCACCATCAAACCTTAACTTCTCAATTTTCAAGTAAAGCTCCGTTGCTTTTAATTCTTCTGCCAAGCAAATAGAATTCTTTCGATTATTCGTCAAACTAAGTCTTAAAAGCTGTGCAAAAGTATCTATGTATTCTTTGGCCTCAGCATTTTTATTCTTCATGACCAACCATCGCACAGCATTCATGCCGTTAAACAAAAAATGTGGATTCATTTGAGACTCCAGTGACTGCAATGCCAAGTTTTGGATACGGTTCTCAAACTTACTCTCCAACAGTTTTACCCGTTTCTCTTCATTATTTTTCTGCTCCGTCATCAATTCCTTAAAAGTCGCCTCCAATTGTTCATTGACGCTTTCAATTTGGTTTTTCTGCTCACTTATCTGCCTATTTTGTCTCATTAGCATCAAATTGGCCATTTTCTTGGACTTGATATTTTTGAATTGCATAAGTGCAATGACTGCTATAGCCACTAAAAACATCAATAAAAGCACCAAAATGATCCGCTGGCTCTTAAGGGCCTCCACATGACTGTCCAACTGCACTTGTTGCAGTGACTTGTCCTTTTCTAATAAGGCTATCTGTGATTCCTTTTTCTCCAATGCATAGCGCTTTTCAATCGCAGCAATTTCCGTCTCCTGATTGATCAGATTGACGCTATCCTTATATTGATCGGAAATTTTATAATACTTCAATGCCAAACTTGGCTTTGCTTGCAATTCATAAATGGAGGACAATTGGGCGGCAGATGCCTGAATCAGACTTTTATTGGGAATATTTATGGCCAAATTCCAAGTCCTATGATAATAATCTATGGCCAGATCATATTGATTATTCAACCGATACACATCTGCCAATGCCTTCAATAGATCTGCTTGCTTATGCGTATCATTTAGCCTAGAAAATATAGCCAATGATTTTTTATAATAATCCGCTGCCTGTCCCAAGGCAAGACCCTCTTTTATATAATTATGCCCAAAATATTCATAAGTAATGCCCAAACCATAGTCATCATTTCTTTTTTGATTGATCTCAAGCAATTTGTCCAGATAAGTACGGCCTCTTTTATAATCTCCCTTTTCCGTGAAATAATCCCCAATGGATAAGTAATTCATGGCAATCCCCAATGTATTTCCTCTCTCCCTTTCAGCATCCAAAGAGCGCTCAAAATACCTCAAGGCATCTTCCTCCCTGCCAGGAATATGCAATAAAGTATTGCCCAGACCATTGCAGGAAATAGCTATATTCCGGAGATCCTCTTGGGCTTCGGCTATTTTTAGCGCCTCCAAATAGTAAAATACAGCATTGTCAAAATCCTCTCCATATCGACTGGAAACACCCGCATTGTTCGCAAAAATCATTTTGGACAAAAAAGCGGAATCCACTTCTGCTATCAATTCATACGCCTTGGCATGCAAGGCAGTCGCTTCCGAATAACGCTGATGATACCGGTACAGTAGCCCCATATTATCCAAGGATTTAGCATATAAAAGGCTATCTCCCAATTCCAGGGATAAGTTCAAAGCTTTCTCGGCTTCTGCATATTCCAATTCATCATCATGACTTTCTTGATGGATCTTTCGGGAAAGTTGAATTGCATTTTCAATCGCCCCAGCCTTATCTACAAAACTGGAATCAGAACGATTATCCTGAGTAAAATCATCTGCAGCGATTAAAGCAAAAAAGGGCGCAAAAGAAAAAAACAGCATACATATGTAGCCGAACGCTAAATTTACATTTAACACCAAAAAGTATTTTATCAATTTACCCACCTTCATAAAGCCATATAAATTAGACCTTTAATATCAGGAAATAAATTGAAAAATGCACTAAACATTAAGTTGGGAGCAAGGATATATTACCATTGCTCCCTATATAAAGGTAAATTAATTCAAAATAGGGCTGGAGTTACTGTCATAATAAATGGCCCCAGCTAACCTCAACAACTCCACTTCAGCCACTTTGATAGAGTAAACAGCCTCTATCAACCTGGTCTCAGCTTCAAGTCTGTTTACCTGTGCATCACGAAATTCTAAGAAGCTGGTCAGACCTGACTTGAATCGGTCAAATGCGATATCGGTATTTTCACCCACCACCAAAAAATTATCCTTTTCAATTTCCAGCCTGCGTTTACTGTTTTCATAAACGTTAAATGCCCTATAAATATCAGCATTCAGCTGGGTTTCATATTGCTCAAGCACATAGGCTTGGGTTTCCTGTCTGATTTTAGCCCTTTGCACCTGCCTGTTCAGGATAAAGCCATTAAAAAGATTGATCCCCAAAGTCGCTCCAAGGTTAAAACCGTTACGCTTATTTTGGATCAAAAACCCTGCATCTGACTTGGATACAGATTCGCGATAATTGCCACTCAGGCTCAAGGTGGGTAACCTTTGTGCCTGAAGTTCCCTCATCTCCAAATAAGCCACATTTTGCTCTCTCCTATTCACCAAAAGCATTTTATTATCATCTAAGGCCTTGTCCAATAATGGCCCAAGTTTAAGATCCTCTTTAATCTGAATAGAATCATTAATGACAAATTCAGTATCTGAATCTATCGCCAGAAGCTCATTTAAATTGATCCTTGCATTTCTGATCACCTGCTCTTGGGAAATCAATTGGGACATGTCAGTATTATAATCCACCTGAGCAGCCAAATATTCCCGTTTTGAAGTTCCGCCTAATTCATACTGTGCCTTTACAATATCAAGTCGCTGCTTGGATAACTCAAGGGTTTCCTTTAGCAGATCATTACGCTCAAGCTCCAACACTAAACGGTAATAACCAGTAGAGATCGCGGCTACGGTATTTTCTATGACAACTTTAGCCTGAAGCTCTCCGATTTCATTCAATTTCCCCAGCCTCTTCATAGCCACTACGGCATCATACCTAAAGCCATAAATAGCATCCAAATTAAAGTTTTCACCCGTAGAATTAGCGCCATCAATAAGCCTAGGCTCATTTTCACTGACAAATTGCTGCTCCACATCCTCCACACTCTTTGTCCGGCCATAGCTGGCGTCCAGACTGGGAAGCAATGCACCCAAACCTATCTTCTTGTCTATCTCGGTAACTTCCTTTTCCTTAAGGGCTATTTTGACATCATAGTTATTCTCCAAACCCATCATCACCGCTTTCTCAAAGGAAAGTTCTTCTTGTGCAAATACCTGGCTGGAGACAGTTACAGCCATTAAAACAATTAAACAATACTTCATCATACTCTCGCTAATCTTCCGGATTTAGATGTCAAATAAGTGTATATGGCAGGGATCACAAATAGGGTCAAAATCGTGGAGAATACCAGCCCGCCAATGACAGCTACCCCCATTGGCATCCTACTTTCTGCTCCTGCTCCCAAAGCCAATGCAATCGGGAGGATCCCCAAAATGGTAGACAAACTGGTCATCAATATAGGTCTAAACCTTGCTGAGGCTGCACCGATAATCGCATCATCAATATCATGGCCATGCGCCTTTCTTTGATTGGCAAATTCCACTATCAAAATACCGTTTTTAGTCACCAAACCTATCAACATAATGATACCGATCTGGCTGAAGATATTCAGGGTAAAATCAAACAGCCAAAGTGATAGCAAGGCACCACATAATGCAAGAGGCACGGTAAACATAATGGTCAAAGGATCCTTGAAGCTTTCAAACTGTGCAGACAAGACCAAATAAATAAGAATCAGGGCAAACAAGAAAGCAAACACCAAACTATTGGAACTTTGTCGGTATTCTTTGGAAACCCCGGCCACATCAGTAGTATAACTATCATCCAGTACTTCATCGGCTATCCTATCCATCTCATCCAATCCATCCCCAATGGTATATTTCCCTGCCAAACCCGCCGATACAGTTGCACTGACAAAACGATTATACCGATAGAGCTGTGGTGGTGTGCTCTTTTCCTTAATGGTCACCAAATTATCCAACTGTACCAATTGGCCATTCTCCGCCCTTACATACAGCATCCTCAGGTTAATAGGTTCATTTCTGTCCTCCAGCTGCATCTCTCCTACCACCTGATATTGCTTTCCTTTCATGATAAAATAATCGAAACGCTGTCCAGAATAGGAAAGCTGCAAGGTCCTGGCTATTTCCTGCACGGAAACACCAATATTCCTCGCTTTATCACGGTCAATTTCTACCTCAATTTCCGGCTTGGTAAACTTCAAGTTGATATCAGAAAAGGCGAAAATATCACTTTGGTTTACCCGGTCCATAAAAGTTGGGATTACCTCCTTCAGTTTATCAATACTCGGTGCCTGCAAAACGTACTGGATAGGCAAACCTCCCCTGCGATCACCTATGGATTGCGGCTGGGAGGCAAAGGCCCTCACCTCAGTTTTGTTTTTGATCACTTCAGAAACGGTCTCAAATATTTGCTGTTGACTTTGGTCTCGCTCCCCAGCATCTACCAATCTGGCGATGACCATACCGGAATTGGTACTGGCCGTACCAAAACCAGGTGAAGTCACTGAAATCAAGCTGCTCCTATACTCCTCTGGAACTACCTCCATGATCTCTACCAACAACTCATCTATGACCCTGTCCATATAATCAAAAGTAGCACCCTCAGGGCCACTCATATTGATCCTAAACTCGCCCCTATCCTCCATAGGCGCCAATTCAGATGGAATAGAGATAAACAAAAAGTAAATCCCAAAACCCATAGCGGCAATGATCAAAAATGAAGTCCACCTGAATTTCATAAATGCCCGCAAGACAATCTCATACTTTTCTGTCAACCAAACAAAAATGGGCTCCGTCACATTATAAAACCAATTATGACTTTCCCTCTTCTTGAGCAATTTGGCACTCAGCATAGGAGTCATGGTCAAGGCAACAAAAGAGGAAATTATAACAGCTCCAGCTACCACAATTCCGAACTCCCGGAATAACCTCCCCGTCGTACCGGACAAAAATATTACGGGTAAGAATACTGCCGCCAAAGCTATGGTGGTGGCAATTACTGCAAAGAAAATCTCCTCAGCTCCCTGCTCTGCAGCGGTATCCGGATTTTGCCCCTTCTCGATTTTGGAATAGATATTCTCCAGTACTACAATCGCATCATCCACTACTAAACCGATGGACAGCACTATCCCCAATAAGGTCAATACATTGATAGAGAAGTCCATCAGGTACATGATAAAAAAGACACCTATCAGTGAAATAGGAATGGTAAGGACCGGAATAAAAGTAGTCCGCCAGTCCCGCAAAAACAAAAATATAATGCCTACCACCAACAAGAAGGCCAACACTATGGTTTCTTGCACCTCACTGATCGAGCTACGGATATACTTGGTAGTATCAAAACCAATCCCGAGCATCACATCATCCGGCAGGTCTTTTTTGATGAACTCTAGCCTTTTGTAGAACTCATCTGCAATCTCTATACTATTGGAACCCGGCAATGGCACCAATACCACGCCCACCATGGGAACACCATCTC is from Echinicola marina and encodes:
- a CDS encoding efflux RND transporter permease subunit, giving the protein MSSLSTVSIRRPVLAIVFSLTILLFGIIGMSFLGVREYPSVDPPVISVRTTYVGANADVIEAQITEPLEESINGISGIKSLTSTSNDGTSNITVEFEVGADMEAAANDVRDKVARAQRNLPPDAEPPVVSKADADSSPIVFLNVQSNEKSLLELSEIADNVFKERLQTIPGVSEVRIWGEKEYAMRLRMDPIRMASYGVTPLDVLNKVQSENVELPSGRIEGSTIELSVRTKSRLTTPDEFNMLIIKEDNNNIVRFQDVGVAELAPLNERTVLKRDGVPMVGVVLVPLPGSNSIEIADEFYKRLEFIKKDLPDDVMLGIGFDTTKYIRSSISEVQETIVLAFLLVVGIIFLFLRDWRTTFIPVLTIPISLIGVFFIMYLMDFSINVLTLLGIVLSIGLVVDDAIVVLENIYSKIEKGQNPDTAAEQGAEEIFFAVIATTIALAAVFLPVIFLSGTTGRLFREFGIVVAGAVIISSFVALTMTPMLSAKLLKKRESHNWFYNVTEPIFVWLTEKYEIVLRAFMKFRWTSFLIIAAMGFGIYFLFISIPSELAPMEDRGEFRINMSGPEGATFDYMDRVIDELLVEIMEVVPEEYRSSLISVTSPGFGTASTNSGMVIARLVDAGERDQSQQQIFETVSEVIKNKTEVRAFASQPQSIGDRRGGLPIQYVLQAPSIDKLKEVIPTFMDRVNQSDIFAFSDINLKFTKPEIEVEIDRDKARNIGVSVQEIARTLQLSYSGQRFDYFIMKGKQYQVVGEMQLEDRNEPINLRMLYVRAENGQLVQLDNLVTIKEKSTPPQLYRYNRFVSATVSAGLAGKYTIGDGLDEMDRIADEVLDDSYTTDVAGVSKEYRQSSNSLVFAFLFALILIYLVLSAQFESFKDPLTIMFTVPLALCGALLSLWLFDFTLNIFSQIGIIMLIGLVTKNGILIVEFANQRKAHGHDIDDAIIGAASARFRPILMTSLSTILGILPIALALGAGAESRMPMGVAVIGGLVFSTILTLFVIPAIYTYLTSKSGRLARV